In Streptomyces chartreusis NRRL 3882, the following are encoded in one genomic region:
- a CDS encoding Gfo/Idh/MocA family protein: MGDAHRIGVVGLGVISRAYLDTLVGRSAVRVTAVADLDAARSAAVAAELPGVRALAVEELLSSPDVDTVLNLTTPGAHAAIALGAIGHGKNVYGEKPLAATLADAHAVMAAAARAGVGVGCAPDTVLGTGVQTARAAVAAGRIGRPLFASAVMVTPGHERWHPHPDFYYAEGGGPLLDMGPYYLASLIHLLGPVRAVTGASSRLRAERVIGSGPRTGERIPVEVDSHVSGVLEHVGGTLTTITTSFDGVATTASPIEVHGEAGTLAVPDPNRFDGDVRLFGLGDTRWRTLPPSAGYVDGTRGVGLLDFIAADGQRAPRANGELALHVLETMTALLRSSAEGRRIELTTSARPPAAVPLTAAEEWGGQAAPSPA; this comes from the coding sequence GTGGGCGACGCGCACCGCATCGGCGTCGTAGGGCTCGGCGTCATCTCCCGCGCGTACCTGGACACGCTCGTCGGCCGTTCCGCCGTGCGGGTGACCGCGGTCGCCGACCTCGACGCCGCCCGGTCGGCAGCGGTCGCCGCCGAACTGCCCGGCGTCCGGGCGCTGGCCGTGGAGGAGCTGCTGAGCAGCCCGGACGTGGACACGGTGCTGAACCTCACCACCCCCGGGGCGCACGCCGCGATCGCCCTCGGGGCCATCGGCCACGGCAAGAACGTCTACGGGGAGAAGCCGCTCGCCGCCACGCTCGCCGACGCCCACGCCGTCATGGCGGCCGCCGCTCGGGCGGGTGTCGGCGTGGGGTGCGCGCCGGACACCGTGCTGGGCACCGGGGTCCAGACGGCGCGGGCGGCCGTGGCGGCGGGGCGCATCGGACGCCCCCTGTTCGCCTCGGCCGTGATGGTCACACCGGGCCACGAACGCTGGCACCCGCACCCCGACTTCTACTACGCCGAGGGCGGCGGCCCCCTGCTGGACATGGGGCCGTACTACCTCGCGTCCCTGATCCATCTGCTGGGTCCGGTGCGGGCCGTGACGGGGGCGTCCAGCCGGCTGCGCGCCGAGCGGGTCATCGGTTCCGGTCCGCGCACGGGCGAGCGGATACCGGTGGAGGTGGACAGCCATGTCTCCGGTGTGCTGGAGCACGTGGGCGGGACGCTGACGACGATCACGACGAGCTTCGACGGGGTGGCCACCACGGCGTCCCCGATCGAGGTGCACGGCGAGGCGGGGACCCTCGCCGTCCCGGATCCGAACCGCTTCGACGGCGACGTACGGCTCTTCGGACTCGGCGACACCCGGTGGCGCACGCTTCCGCCGTCCGCGGGCTACGTCGACGGGACACGCGGAGTCGGGCTGCTCGACTTCATCGCCGCCGACGGGCAGCGGGCACCGCGCGCGAACGGCGAACTCGCCCTGCACGTGCTGGAGACGATGACCGCGTTGCTGCGTTCGTCGGCCGAGGGGCGGCGGATCGAGCTGACGACCTCGGCGCGGCCGCCCGCTGCCGTCCCGCTGACGGCCGCCGAGGAATGGGGAGGCCAGGCCGCCCCCAGCCCCGCGTGA
- a CDS encoding ThuA domain-containing protein, producing the protein MTQKRALVVRGGWEGHQPVEATELFLPFLRSNGYAVRVEESTDVYADAAEMAGTDLIVQCVTMSEITREQLAGLSSAVVAGTGFTGWHGGIADSFRASSDYLHLVGGQFATHPGKEPCERRGGPEDNFLPHTITLTEAGREHPVTAGIEDFELDTEQYWVLHDDLVDVLATTKHPTRPWEPWHRPVTSPAVWTRRWGAGRIVVTTPGHSVDVLENPNVRTIIERGMLWATRTASAS; encoded by the coding sequence ATGACGCAGAAGAGAGCACTGGTGGTCCGGGGCGGCTGGGAGGGGCACCAGCCGGTCGAGGCGACGGAACTGTTCCTGCCCTTCCTGCGGAGCAACGGATACGCCGTCCGGGTCGAGGAGTCGACCGACGTCTACGCCGACGCGGCCGAGATGGCCGGCACCGACCTGATCGTGCAGTGCGTGACGATGTCGGAGATCACGCGCGAGCAGCTCGCGGGACTGAGCTCCGCGGTCGTCGCCGGTACCGGGTTCACCGGCTGGCACGGCGGCATCGCCGACTCGTTCCGCGCCTCCTCCGACTATCTCCACCTGGTCGGAGGGCAGTTCGCCACGCACCCGGGCAAGGAGCCGTGCGAACGCCGGGGCGGGCCGGAGGACAACTTCCTGCCGCACACCATCACCCTCACCGAGGCCGGCCGCGAGCACCCCGTCACCGCGGGCATCGAGGACTTCGAGCTGGACACCGAGCAGTACTGGGTGCTCCACGACGACCTCGTCGACGTCCTGGCCACCACCAAGCACCCCACCCGGCCGTGGGAGCCCTGGCACCGGCCGGTCACCTCACCGGCGGTCTGGACCCGCCGGTGGGGCGCCGGGCGGATCGTGGTGACGACACCGGGGCACAGCGTCGACGTGCTGGAGAACCCCAACGTCCGCACCATCATCGAGAGGGGCATGCTGTGGGCGACGCGCACCGCATCGGCGTCGTAG
- a CDS encoding class I SAM-dependent methyltransferase, translating into MDAARRAGDEQAARWKGRAGHAWGDLKGVLDEMFRPFEELLVDAVAAEQARQVLEVGCGTGGITLAVARRLGPAGRCVGIDISEPMISTAREYAEQEAVPASFICDDAQDHAFDPGTFDAVISRFGVMFFRDSVRAFANLRRAARDEAALRFVVWRDPSENPFMTTAQRAAAPLLPELPVPRPDEPGQFAFADPDKVRRILTESGWAAIDIRPVDVVCTLPEKELVRYFTRLGALGMYLPEVDEKTRARVVETVRAAFDPFVHGSEVRFTAACWTVGARASTAKFS; encoded by the coding sequence ATGGACGCTGCGCGCAGGGCCGGCGACGAGCAGGCAGCACGCTGGAAGGGGCGCGCCGGTCACGCCTGGGGTGATCTGAAGGGGGTGCTGGACGAGATGTTCCGGCCCTTCGAGGAGCTCCTCGTCGATGCCGTCGCGGCCGAACAGGCGAGGCAGGTACTCGAGGTGGGCTGCGGCACGGGCGGCATCACGCTGGCCGTCGCGCGACGCCTCGGCCCGGCCGGCCGCTGTGTCGGCATCGACATCTCGGAACCGATGATCTCCACCGCCCGGGAGTACGCCGAACAGGAGGCCGTACCGGCGTCCTTCATCTGCGACGACGCGCAGGACCACGCCTTCGATCCCGGCACCTTCGACGCCGTCATCTCGCGGTTCGGCGTCATGTTCTTCCGCGATTCCGTACGGGCCTTCGCCAACCTCCGGCGCGCCGCCCGGGACGAGGCCGCGCTCCGGTTCGTCGTCTGGCGCGATCCGTCCGAGAACCCGTTCATGACGACGGCCCAGCGCGCCGCGGCACCCCTGCTCCCGGAGCTGCCCGTCCCCAGGCCGGACGAGCCGGGACAGTTCGCCTTCGCGGACCCGGACAAGGTCCGGCGCATCCTGACGGAGAGCGGCTGGGCCGCGATCGACATCCGGCCGGTCGACGTGGTCTGCACCCTGCCCGAGAAGGAACTGGTCCGCTACTTCACCCGGCTCGGTGCGCTCGGCATGTACCTGCCCGAGGTGGACGAGAAGACCCGCGCCCGGGTCGTCGAGACGGTCCGTGCCGCCTTCGATCCCTTCGTGCACGGCTCGGAAGTCCGCTTCACCGCGGCCTGTTGGACGGTCGGCGCCCGAGCCTCGACAGCGAAATTTTCGTGA
- a CDS encoding helix-turn-helix domain-containing protein has translation MTELDIAEVAHRAGVPASTLRYYEEKGLISSTGRRGLRRQYDPGVLERLALIALGRTAGFSLDEIAHMFAPDGRPRIDRQRLAAKADELDQRIRELGVLRDSLRHAAACPAPSHLECPTFRRLLDAAASGAVAPPRKRAPKPP, from the coding sequence ATGACAGAGCTGGACATCGCCGAAGTGGCGCACCGTGCCGGGGTTCCGGCCTCCACACTGCGCTATTACGAGGAGAAGGGGCTGATCTCCTCGACGGGCCGGCGGGGCCTGCGCCGGCAGTACGACCCCGGCGTACTGGAGCGGCTGGCGCTGATAGCGCTGGGGCGAACGGCCGGGTTCTCGCTCGACGAGATCGCGCACATGTTCGCGCCGGACGGACGGCCGCGGATCGACCGGCAGAGGCTGGCGGCCAAGGCGGACGAACTCGACCAGAGGATCCGTGAACTGGGTGTCCTGCGTGACTCCCTGCGGCATGCCGCCGCGTGCCCGGCGCCGAGCCACCTGGAGTGCCCCACGTTCCGCCGTCTTCTCGACGCCGCGGCGTCCGGAGCTGTCGCGCCGCCGAGGAAACGGGCTCCGAAACCACCGTGA
- a CDS encoding ArnT family glycosyltransferase: MATTVLAATPPSGTGRRPPWRSPEGEPGYARPALIVVTVLAAVLYAWGINHSEYHTFYANAVRSMTESWKAFFYGSFDPGNSITLDKLPGFLWPQALSARIFGFHPWALTLPQVLEGVASVLVLYRAVRRWAGVNAALVAATAFLLTPVAVGLFRTAVEDPAFTLCMLLAADATQRAAQSGRLRPLLLAGVWVGLGFQAKMLEAWAVLPALALVHLLSAPLPLRRRLVHLGVSTLVMTAVSASWILAVTLTPAQDRPYVDGTTDNSAVSMVVGYNFLNRFSSLGISAASTGSVSATQGGGAGGAGSGGGRYGGSGDREDHGGRSDVPKAWAGAQRAGEGGGRGGWGGGQDGWSKMFGASLASQTGWLYPIAAVAVVCGLLWRRGTPRTDRIRSGFVLWGTWLATYFLVFSAGSVGGHTYYMGIVAVPLAALTGAGIALLWGAYRAGGRRAWVLPGAVAATAAWSAYLAAAFPSFLPWLAPAVGVLGLAALVLLARARPGRAPTVGRLALAGLAASLAAVLIAPSAWAVQVFNPAYGSTGMGSVGPSGRSGGQGLVRSAAVRTGRLPWGGGTGRGYQATFGNRATADHQATRGGTDGFGGMPGTGGTRGTGGFGGFGGFGLNGRLTASQRELLDYTTARQDSAAYVFATTSWSTASPYILATGAHVLPLGGFSGSVPFPTEAGFRHLVDAGKLRFVLLGGGRGTRAVFGGGKGTTDADRITDWVQSACTRVPASAYGGTDSATAPTLYRCAPGD; this comes from the coding sequence ATGGCTACGACAGTGCTCGCCGCAACACCCCCTTCCGGTACCGGACGTCGCCCTCCCTGGAGATCCCCTGAGGGTGAACCCGGTTATGCACGCCCAGCGCTGATCGTCGTCACCGTGCTCGCCGCCGTGCTCTACGCATGGGGGATCAACCACAGCGAGTACCACACCTTCTACGCGAACGCCGTCCGCAGCATGACCGAGAGCTGGAAGGCCTTTTTCTACGGCTCATTCGACCCCGGAAACTCCATCACGCTCGACAAATTGCCGGGATTCCTGTGGCCCCAGGCGCTCTCGGCCCGGATCTTCGGGTTCCACCCGTGGGCACTGACCCTGCCCCAGGTCCTCGAGGGCGTGGCGAGCGTGCTGGTGCTGTATCGGGCGGTGCGCCGCTGGGCCGGTGTCAACGCGGCACTGGTCGCCGCCACGGCGTTCCTGCTGACGCCGGTGGCCGTGGGGCTCTTCCGCACCGCGGTCGAGGACCCCGCCTTCACCCTCTGCATGCTGCTGGCGGCCGACGCCACCCAACGCGCCGCCCAGAGCGGCCGGCTGCGCCCGCTGCTGCTCGCCGGTGTGTGGGTGGGCCTCGGCTTCCAGGCCAAGATGCTGGAGGCGTGGGCGGTGCTGCCCGCGCTCGCCCTGGTCCACCTCCTGTCGGCGCCGCTCCCGCTGCGCAGGCGGCTGGTGCACCTCGGCGTGTCCACCCTGGTCATGACCGCCGTCTCGGCGTCCTGGATCCTCGCGGTCACCCTGACCCCGGCCCAGGACCGGCCCTATGTGGACGGCACCACCGACAACTCCGCGGTCAGCATGGTGGTCGGCTACAACTTCCTGAACCGGTTCTCCTCGCTCGGCATCAGCGCGGCCTCCACGGGCAGCGTGAGCGCGACGCAAGGAGGGGGAGCCGGAGGGGCGGGCAGCGGCGGCGGCCGGTACGGCGGCAGCGGAGACCGTGAGGACCACGGCGGCAGGTCCGACGTCCCGAAGGCATGGGCCGGAGCGCAGCGGGCCGGTGAGGGTGGCGGTCGCGGCGGATGGGGCGGTGGCCAGGACGGCTGGTCGAAGATGTTCGGCGCGTCGCTCGCCTCGCAGACCGGCTGGCTCTACCCGATCGCCGCCGTCGCCGTCGTGTGCGGACTGCTCTGGCGCCGGGGCACACCGCGCACCGACCGGATCCGCTCCGGATTCGTCCTGTGGGGCACCTGGCTGGCCACGTACTTCCTTGTCTTCAGCGCGGGCAGCGTCGGCGGCCACACGTACTACATGGGCATCGTCGCGGTACCGCTCGCCGCGCTCACCGGTGCTGGGATCGCACTGCTGTGGGGCGCCTACCGGGCAGGCGGCCGCCGTGCCTGGGTGCTGCCCGGCGCGGTGGCCGCCACGGCGGCGTGGAGTGCGTATCTCGCCGCCGCGTTCCCGTCGTTCCTGCCGTGGCTGGCGCCCGCGGTGGGTGTGCTCGGTCTCGCCGCCCTCGTCCTGTTGGCGCGGGCCCGTCCCGGACGCGCTCCGACCGTGGGGCGGCTCGCCCTCGCCGGGCTCGCGGCGTCCCTCGCGGCGGTCCTGATCGCGCCGAGCGCGTGGGCCGTGCAGGTCTTCAACCCCGCCTACGGCAGCACCGGTATGGGCTCGGTCGGTCCCTCCGGCAGGAGCGGCGGGCAGGGCCTGGTGCGGTCGGCGGCGGTGCGGACGGGCCGACTGCCCTGGGGCGGCGGGACGGGGCGCGGCTATCAGGCGACGTTCGGCAACAGGGCGACCGCCGACCACCAGGCCACCCGTGGGGGCACGGACGGCTTCGGCGGCATGCCCGGCACGGGTGGCACGCGTGGCACCGGCGGGTTCGGCGGGTTCGGCGGGTTCGGCCTGAACGGCCGACTCACCGCGTCCCAGCGCGAGTTGCTCGACTACACCACCGCGCGCCAGGACTCGGCCGCATACGTCTTCGCCACCACCAGCTGGAGCACCGCCTCCCCGTACATCCTCGCCACCGGCGCTCACGTCCTGCCGCTCGGCGGCTTCAGCGGCAGCGTGCCCTTCCCGACCGAGGCGGGGTTCCGGCACCTGGTCGACGCCGGCAAGCTCCGGTTCGTACTGCTGGGCGGCGGCCGAGGCACGCGCGCCGTGTTCGGCGGTGGCAAGGGGACGACGGACGCCGACCGGATCACCGACTGGGTCCAGTCCGCCTGCACGCGCGTGCCGGCCTCCGCCTACGGCGGCACGGACTCCGCCACGGCCCCGACGCTGTACCGCTGCGCCCCCGGCGACTGA
- a CDS encoding MFS transporter, with translation MLTTVREQATGLTKDQRNAFVAAYLGWMMDAFDYFLVVLVYSEIADDFHVSLTDMAFLTTATLVMRPVGALLFGMWADRRGRRIPLMVDVVFYSVVGFACAFAPNYAVLLVLRLLYGIGMGGEWGLGAALAMEKIPAARRGFWSGLLQSGYSLGYLLAAVAFFVVEPVFGWRGLFAFSLLPALVSLWVRSRVKESEVWEKSVQLNRTPAYKVFKDPAVLRRFVYLVALMTAFNWMSHGTQDIYPTFVKKGLGLSANTSIAIAVVYNIGAIIGGVVLGAYSERLGRRRTIMIAAAGGLVVVPFFVLSSTTGWLMLSSFLMQVCVQGAWGVIPAHLTEMSPDAVRGFYPGVTYQLGNLIAALNLPIQEALAERHGYPSAMAWTVVPTLAVVIVLSAIGKEAKGIRFGSSGPQAPSTAATSTAQP, from the coding sequence ATGCTGACGACCGTCAGAGAACAGGCAACGGGTCTTACCAAGGACCAGCGAAACGCCTTTGTCGCCGCCTATTTGGGCTGGATGATGGACGCGTTCGACTATTTCCTGGTAGTCCTCGTCTACAGCGAGATAGCCGACGATTTTCACGTCTCTCTCACCGATATGGCCTTCCTGACCACGGCGACGCTGGTGATGCGGCCGGTCGGTGCGCTGCTGTTCGGTATGTGGGCGGATCGCCGTGGCCGCCGCATACCGCTCATGGTCGACGTCGTCTTCTACTCGGTCGTAGGTTTCGCGTGTGCCTTCGCCCCCAACTACGCCGTGTTGCTGGTGCTGCGGCTGCTGTACGGCATCGGGATGGGCGGCGAGTGGGGCCTGGGCGCGGCGCTCGCCATGGAGAAGATCCCGGCCGCCAGGCGCGGCTTCTGGTCGGGCCTGCTGCAGAGCGGCTACTCGCTGGGCTATCTGCTGGCCGCCGTGGCCTTCTTCGTCGTCGAGCCCGTATTCGGCTGGCGGGGACTGTTCGCGTTCAGCCTGCTGCCCGCCCTGGTGTCGCTGTGGGTGCGCAGCCGGGTGAAGGAGAGCGAGGTGTGGGAGAAGAGCGTCCAGCTCAACCGCACCCCGGCGTACAAGGTGTTCAAGGACCCCGCGGTGCTGCGGCGCTTCGTCTACCTGGTCGCGCTGATGACCGCGTTCAACTGGATGTCGCACGGCACCCAGGACATCTACCCGACCTTCGTCAAGAAGGGCCTGGGCCTGTCGGCGAACACCTCGATCGCGATCGCCGTGGTCTACAACATCGGCGCCATCATCGGTGGTGTGGTGCTGGGCGCGTACTCCGAGCGGCTGGGCCGCCGCCGCACGATCATGATCGCGGCGGCGGGTGGCCTGGTCGTGGTGCCGTTCTTCGTCCTGTCCAGCACCACCGGCTGGTTGATGCTCTCGTCCTTCCTGATGCAGGTGTGCGTACAGGGAGCCTGGGGCGTCATCCCGGCCCATCTGACCGAGATGAGCCCGGACGCCGTCAGGGGCTTCTACCCGGGCGTCACGTACCAGCTCGGCAACCTGATCGCCGCGCTCAACCTGCCGATCCAGGAGGCCCTCGCCGAGCGCCACGGGTACCCGTCGGCGATGGCGTGGACCGTCGTGCCCACCCTGGCCGTGGTGATCGTGCTGAGCGCGATCGGCAAGGAGGCCAAGGGCATCCGCTTCGGAAGCAGCGGTCCGCAGGCCCCGAGCACGGCGGCGACGAGCACGGCCCAGCCCTGA
- a CDS encoding acyltransferase family protein: MAALLVFGLHVRNLGYFGGTGQHIATWGFGAGATGVSFFFILSGFVLMWSARPGDRAPAFWWRRIARIYPVHLATAAVALLMGLTLARQTEPTPAQALANVLLLHSWWRPWWQTLDPVSWSLACEAFFYAVFPLLALPLRRMGARGSAALAGASVLAVLVLAWADAQHWLGQPLYSFPAARLPEFVLGAAVARMVLLGRWRGPGLEASLAVAIIGYFLVPHVPGGYPAATCTIMGFALLIPAAAVADLRGLPSLWRHRRLVRLGELSFAFYMIHLLVLRMGTDLLGTSPHLGVLPALTATAVAFTVALGLSWALYEGVECPARRLLLRGTRFTAGDSGVGPAD; the protein is encoded by the coding sequence ATGGCCGCGCTGCTGGTCTTCGGGCTGCACGTACGCAATCTCGGCTACTTCGGGGGCACCGGCCAGCACATCGCGACGTGGGGGTTCGGGGCCGGGGCCACCGGGGTGTCGTTCTTCTTCATCCTCTCGGGCTTCGTCCTGATGTGGTCCGCACGGCCCGGTGACCGCGCGCCGGCGTTCTGGTGGCGGCGCATCGCCCGGATCTACCCGGTCCACCTCGCCACCGCCGCGGTCGCGCTGCTCATGGGACTCACCCTGGCCCGTCAGACGGAGCCCACGCCGGCCCAGGCACTGGCCAATGTGCTGCTGCTGCACTCCTGGTGGCGCCCTTGGTGGCAGACGCTGGACCCCGTCAGCTGGTCGCTGGCCTGCGAGGCCTTCTTCTACGCCGTCTTCCCGCTGCTGGCGCTCCCGCTGCGCCGCATGGGCGCCCGGGGGTCCGCCGCCCTGGCCGGGGCGTCGGTGCTGGCCGTGCTGGTCCTGGCCTGGGCGGACGCGCAGCACTGGCTGGGCCAGCCGCTCTACTCCTTCCCCGCGGCCCGCCTGCCCGAGTTCGTCCTCGGTGCCGCTGTCGCCCGTATGGTGCTGCTCGGCCGGTGGCGCGGGCCCGGCCTGGAGGCCTCGCTCGCGGTGGCGATCATCGGCTACTTCCTCGTCCCCCACGTCCCCGGCGGATACCCGGCCGCAACCTGCACCATCATGGGATTCGCCCTGCTCATCCCGGCGGCGGCCGTCGCCGACCTGCGGGGCCTTCCCTCGCTGTGGCGGCACCGAAGGCTGGTGCGGCTGGGTGAACTCTCCTTCGCCTTCTACATGATTCACCTGCTTGTCCTGCGGATGGGCACCGACCTGCTCGGCACATCCCCGCATCTCGGCGTGCTGCCGGCGCTGACCGCCACGGCCGTCGCGTTCACCGTGGCGCTGGGGCTGTCCTGGGCCTTGTACGAGGGTGTGGAATGCCCTGCCAGACGACTGCTGCTGCGCGGCACCCGTTTCACAGCGGGAGACTCCGGCGTCGGGCCGGCCGACTGA
- a CDS encoding L,D-transpeptidase codes for MAYLAAFAVVSVLALVGCGASANSSASPRPGDITIKPVSDASGRAEPDQPIHCAATHAKLTKVAVTRPNGSLVDGTLDTATGTWRPTHPLGLDARYTVTATATGSAGTSVTKRLNIETIDPSGTVTAQSITPATGAQVGDAQPVVVVFTKPVTDEAALQKALSVTDTHHVTGAWHWVTDRRVDYRPRTYWPLGDKITVTGDLDGVNAGKGLWATGDYTHTFTVDSDVHAVVDPGTQSMAVYRGSRLLRKLPISSGGAHYRTWGGYLVVLDKEAKIRMTSCSVGLSCTPGSPDYYDLPVLWDVHLTWTGTYIHDASWDNAAIGRVDNSHGCVHLSASDAKWFYTTVTPGDLVQVINPSKPVALDNGDGDWNLSWARWSTPDATR; via the coding sequence ATGGCGTATCTTGCCGCCTTCGCGGTGGTCTCGGTGCTCGCCCTGGTCGGGTGCGGAGCGAGCGCGAACTCGTCGGCGTCGCCCCGGCCAGGCGACATCACGATCAAGCCGGTCAGCGACGCGTCCGGCCGAGCCGAGCCGGATCAGCCCATTCACTGCGCGGCCACCCACGCGAAACTGACCAAGGTCGCGGTCACCCGCCCGAACGGGTCCCTTGTCGACGGCACCCTCGACACGGCGACCGGGACGTGGCGACCGACGCACCCGCTCGGTCTCGACGCCCGCTACACGGTCACCGCGACGGCCACCGGCTCGGCCGGCACATCGGTGACCAAGCGCCTGAACATCGAGACGATCGATCCGTCCGGCACCGTCACGGCGCAGTCCATCACCCCGGCCACAGGGGCCCAGGTGGGCGACGCCCAGCCGGTCGTCGTCGTCTTCACCAAGCCCGTGACCGACGAGGCCGCCCTGCAGAAGGCACTGTCCGTGACCGACACCCACCACGTCACCGGTGCCTGGCACTGGGTGACCGACCGGCGTGTCGACTACCGTCCCCGAACGTACTGGCCGCTGGGGGACAAGATCACCGTGACGGGCGACCTCGATGGCGTGAACGCCGGGAAGGGCCTGTGGGCGACCGGCGACTACACCCACACCTTCACGGTCGACTCCGACGTGCACGCCGTCGTCGATCCCGGCACCCAGAGCATGGCGGTCTACCGAGGTAGCCGACTGCTCCGGAAACTCCCGATATCGAGCGGCGGGGCGCACTACCGGACCTGGGGCGGCTACCTGGTGGTGCTGGACAAGGAGGCGAAGATCCGGATGACCTCGTGCAGCGTCGGCCTCAGCTGCACTCCCGGAAGCCCCGACTACTACGACCTGCCGGTCCTCTGGGACGTCCACCTGACGTGGACCGGTACGTACATCCACGACGCGTCGTGGGACAACGCGGCCATCGGCCGGGTGGACAACTCCCACGGCTGCGTCCACCTGAGCGCCTCCGACGCGAAGTGGTTCTACACCACCGTGACGCCGGGAGATCTGGTCCAGGTCATCAATCCGTCCAAGCCGGTGGCGCTCGACAACGGGGACGGGGACTGGAACCTGTCCTGGGCCCGGTGGAGCACCCCCGACGCCACCCGGTGA
- a CDS encoding NAD(P)-binding protein, which translates to MRPDRGRIRPVRSDRRERAATRLGKRVLVLERRPHLGGNARSERESTTGIEVHRHGSHVFHTSNEQVWQYVNRFTEFTSYRHTVWATAGGAVYSLSVNLGTICAHAGRRLAPRRRGR; encoded by the coding sequence GTGCGACCTGATCGTGGTCGGATCCGGCCTGTACGGTCTGACCGTCGCGAACGCGCGGCCACCCGACTCGGCAAGCGGGTGCTCGTCCTGGAGCGCCGTCCGCACCTCGGGGGCAACGCCCGCTCCGAGCGCGAGTCGACGACGGGCATCGAGGTGCACCGCCATGGTTCGCACGTCTTCCACACCTCCAACGAACAGGTCTGGCAGTACGTGAACCGGTTCACGGAGTTCACGTCCTACCGCCACACGGTGTGGGCCACCGCGGGCGGGGCGGTCTACTCGCTGTCCGTGAACCTCGGCACGATCTGCGCCCACGCCGGCCGCCGCCTGGCCCCGAGGAGGCGAGGGCGATGA
- a CDS encoding UDP-galactopyranose mutase, producing MDFEQELLGVGDFQGTAVMNSTDEEVPFTRIHEFPHFHPERDHPKDRTVIVREYSRFAGPGDEPYYPVNTAQGRAVVARYRKLARNERGVFFGGRLGAYAYLNMRMAIASALALVRNRLQPYFGKR from the coding sequence CTGGACTTCGAGCAGGAGCTACTGGGGGTCGGCGACTTCCAGGGCACGGCGGTGATGAACTCCACCGACGAGGAGGTGCCGTTCACTCGCATCCACGAGTTCCCGCACTTCCACCCGGAGCGTGACCACCCGAAGGACCGGACGGTGATCGTCCGGGAGTACTCCCGCTTCGCCGGTCCCGGCGACGAGCCGTACTACCCGGTCAACACGGCCCAGGGCCGCGCCGTCGTGGCTCGGTACCGCAAACTCGCGCGGAACGAGCGCGGGGTCTTCTTCGGGGGACGGCTCGGCGCCTACGCCTACTTGAACATGCGCATGGCCATCGCGTCGGCGCTGGCCCTCGTCCGCAACCGGCTGCAGCCGTACTTCGGGAAGCGCTGA
- a CDS encoding DUF402 domain-containing protein has product MTGTAEGTGSRIRVQKRKWALPGGDGPRLATEWDARVLGTDAFGTWLFCAEGETHRRSDGRPLVVPSDGVQLMPASGWWAAWWWRKEHWIGVDICTPPVLDAAGWSYVDLELDLARLADGTVLLVDEDEFEQAITEYRLPSEVITAARAEAASLRGRLADAAEPVVAAGWQWLQLV; this is encoded by the coding sequence GTGACCGGAACAGCCGAGGGAACCGGGTCGCGCATCCGGGTTCAGAAGCGCAAGTGGGCTCTGCCGGGAGGGGACGGGCCGCGGCTCGCGACCGAGTGGGACGCCCGGGTGCTGGGCACCGACGCATTCGGCACCTGGCTGTTCTGCGCCGAGGGCGAGACGCACCGCAGGAGCGACGGCCGGCCGCTGGTGGTGCCCAGCGACGGTGTGCAGCTCATGCCGGCCTCCGGCTGGTGGGCTGCGTGGTGGTGGCGAAAGGAGCACTGGATCGGCGTCGACATCTGCACCCCGCCCGTCCTCGACGCGGCCGGCTGGAGTTACGTCGACCTCGAACTCGACCTGGCCAGGCTCGCGGACGGCACCGTCCTGCTCGTGGACGAGGACGAGTTCGAGCAGGCCATCACCGAGTACCGGCTCCCGTCGGAGGTGATTACCGCGGCCCGTGCCGAGGCGGCCTCGTTGCGGGGCCGGCTGGCCGATGCCGCGGAGCCCGTGGTCGCCGCGGGCTGGCAGTGGCTGCAACTCGTCTGA